Genomic segment of Nostoc sp. TCL240-02:
TGAACCTTATCACCCCATTTTTCTTGTAAATTCTTCTCAATCCCAGCCCGCTGCTGTTCAAAGATGGCATTGTGTGGGGAGATAAAATCATGATGTGTGTGTCCCCACTCATGGCGGTCAAATAGCGCCAAAAGCTTTGCTAGAGGCGGATAAATCCAGGTTGGGACTGGTGCGAATTTTGCTGTCAGTAGATTTAAAGCCTGTTCGTTATAGTTGGCGAAATCTTCGTAGCTTTCGACTTCGCCGTAGCCCATAAGCAGTACGGCTACACGGTCTTTACCTGATAGATGCTCGTGGGTGTGTTGTACTTTTTCCGGCGTGGCAACCACAATTAGTTCCTCAATATAACCAGAGTGCAGAGAAATATAAAGTTAGGGAATAGCTTACACATGTCCCTTCCTTACTTGTAACTTATTATCCCATCCAGGGGGATAGGATAGGTGGGGAAATCAAGATAATACATCAAAAGACATACAAAACTTACGTGGAGCATTGGGCATCCCTTCCCTGTGGGACGCTACGCGACTTTTCATGATCATAAAAGCTGCTGGTACGATATATATCCAAGTCAATACTGCGTAGGTTTTCAACTGTATGTTGAGTTGAACAAAGTGAAACCCAACAAAACCACGGAAATGCTGGGTTAAGGAACGAAACCCAACCTAGGAAATTTAAGCTTTTGAGCAAAACCTACGCAGTATTAATATCCGAGTTATCAGCACAAAGATTTATCTTCCGATACCCAATCCCAATAAACAGATGAGTATAATTATTTGCCCTGGAATTCATGAACCAGAGTTAACTGAAAGCTTTAGAGTAGGATTGTTAGATTTAGTTTCTAATGGCGCGATCGCACATAATCCCCCAAATATACTGGTTTATCCGGGTAAAGATGTTTTGGTTTTATCAGCATTTCATATTTTGCAGTTTTTGCGCGTTAGCGTAGCTCACCGCAGGTATGGCTTGACCGACTCTTTAAAATCACCAATTATATTTATTAGCTTTAGTGCTGGCGTAGTCGGGGCAATAGGGGCAGCACATTTGTGGCAACTCTTGGGTGGAAGTGTCAAAGCTTTTATTGCTATAGATGGATGGGGAGTACCACTACAGGGTAATTTTCCGATTCATCGGATGAGTCATGATTATTTCACGCATTGGAGTTCCTGTTTGCTAGGTTGTGGGCAAAATAACTTTTATGCACAACCAGCAGTTGATCATTTGTCTATGTGGCGATGTCTAACGGAAAGCCCCTCTGAATCTACCTCCCAAGCTGTACAAGGCTGCTGGGTAGATTCATCCATTGAAATTTCTCCACCCAAAGGTCGTCTGACAGCAGGTGAGTTTTTGCTTATGCTGTTAAAGCGCTATGAAGCAAATTAGTCCGGACAATAGAATTATGAGTTAGGAGTTAGGAGTTAGGAATGGGGAAGGGAAAAAGTTACAGGTGATAGCGTACAGGGGACAGTCAAGAAAAACTATACCCCATAGCCCATGCCCCATAGCTCATACCCAATGCCCAATGCCCCATCCCCCATGTCCCATCTACCCAAAGAAAGAAAGTATCTAAATGTTTCCAACTGAACCAGCTGCTGTTAATAACGGGTTTGGCGCACTGCTAAAAAACCGTGGTTTTATGCTTCTGTGGATTGGGCAACTGGTGTCCCAGTTAGCAGATAAAGTTTTCTTCGTTCTGATGATTGCTCTGTTGGAGAACTACTCACCGCTTCCTGGGTTGGCACGAAACTCGATGTATTCAACCTTGATGCTGTCCTTTACAATACCAGCAATTTTGTTCGGTTCTGCTGGTGGTATCTTTGTTGACCGCTTGCCAAAAAAGCTAATTATGGTTGGCTCAGACATTGTGCGGGGAATATTAACCCTGTGTCTTCCTTTGTTACCACGACAGTTTCTGATTCTGTTAATCCTGACTTTTGCTATCTCCACAGTGACGCAGTTTTTTGCACCAGCCGAGCAAGCAGCCATTCCCCTGTTGGTGAAGCGAGAGAATTTGTTAGCAGCCAATGCGCTGTTTAGCAGCACGATGATGGGAGCTTTAATTGTTGGCTTTGCTATAGGAGAGCCGATTTTGAGTTTAGCGAAAAGCTTAATGGGAGAAGAATACGGACAAGAGCTTATAGTTGGTGGATTATACATATTATCGGCTGCAATCATGCAGCCAATTAAGTTTAAAGAACACAAACCCCAACAGGAACATCGAGCATCAAATCACCCTTGGACTGAATTCACAGAAAGCCTGCGCTATCTCAAGAAAAATCCTTTGATATTGAATGCCATGCTGCAACTGACAACCTTATATTGTGTGTTTGCAGCCTTAACGGTGCTGACAATTCAATTAGCTGAGGAGTTTGGTTTAAAAGAAAAACAATTTGGCTTTTTCTTAGCAGCAGCAGGGGTGGGTATGGTATTTGGCGCGGCGATTTTAGGTCACTGGGGTGATAAATTGCATCAAAAGCCCTTACCTTTAATTGGTTTTTTGATGATGGCATTGGTTTTAGGCGTGTTCACTTTTACGCACAACTTATTACTAGCGCTAGGACTCTGTGCAGTTTTGGGTGTAGGTGCTGCCCTAATTGGTGTACCTATGCAAACTTTAATTCAACAGCAAACACCATCTACCATGCACGGTAAAGTATTTGGCTTTCAAAATCATGCCGTCAACATCGCTCTGGCGTTACCCCTGGCAATTACTGGGCCATTAACTGATGCTCTGGGCTTGCGAACTGTGCTTGTAGCAATGAGTGTTGTTGTCGTAGTTGTTGGTGTTTGGGCTTGGCAAAATACCCGCAAAGTCTTGCAAGACGTACTTTAATTAATGTAGGCTAATAATCTAGATTTATATTTAATATAAAAATTAATCAGGTTTTCATTGAAGTTTTCAACTAAAATGAAATCTTAACTACAGAATTCAGCATTAACTTTAGCTATAGTCTGAGGTTTGACCGTGCGTTCACGAAGTGTCTCCGCAGGAGAATCGCTCTCCCCAATTAGTCTCACACAAACTGAGAATCAAAAACAGTCTCGTGCTTCTAGCCCGCCAATCGTGCCCAAACGTGCATCTGGCGGTTTTGCTCTCCTTGACAGCCTTCATCGCCACGGCGTTGATTATATTTTTGGTTATCCTGGTGGGGCAATTCTACCAATTTATGACGACCTGTATAAGGTGGAAGCAACTGGTGCTATTAAGCATATTCTCGTGAGACACGAACAAGGCGCAGCCCACGCCGCAGACGGTTACGCCCGTGCAACTGGGAAGGTAGGAGTATGCTTTGGCACTTCTGGTCCAGGAGCAACCAACTTGGTGACAGGGATCGCCACCGCCTACATGGATTCAATCCCAATGATTGTGGTTACGGGGCAGGTAGCACGGCCGTCCATTGGTACAGATGCCTTTCAGGAAACCGATATTTACGGCATTACGCTACCCATCGTGAAGCACTCTTATGTAGTGCGTGACCCCAAAGACATGGCGCGAATTGTCGCCGAAGCTTTCCACATCGCTAGCACTGGACGACCAGGGCCAGTTTTAATTGATGTGCCCAAGGATGTAGCTTTAGAAGAATTTGACTATGTACCTGTAAAACCAGGTTCAGTAAAGTTACGCGGTTATCGTCCCACCGTGAAGGGAAATCCCCGGCAAATTAACGCTGCAATTCAGTTGATTACTGAAAGTCGCCGTCCTCTACTGTATATCGGTGGTGGTGCGATCGCAGCTGGTGCCCATGAAGAAATCAAAGAACTAGCTGAATTATTCAACATTCCTGTCACCACCACCTTAATGGGGATCGGTGCATTTGACGAACATCATCCCCTAGCTTTGGGAATGTTGGGGATGCACGGCACTGCTTACGCTAACTTTGCCGTTAGTGATTGTGATTTGCTAATTTGCATTGGCGCTAGATTTGACGATCGCGTTACAGGCAAATTAGACGAATTCGCCTCCCGCGCGAAAGTCATTCACATCGACATCGATCCTGCTGAAGTCGGCAAAAACCGGATTCCCGAAGTGCCCATCGTCGGCGATGTGCGGAACGTTTTAGTAGACTTGTTGCGTCGCTGCAAAGAAACAGGCGTTAAGGCTACACCTAATCAAAACCAAGAGTGGTTAAATTTAGTCAACCGTTGGCGCGAAGAGTATCCTCTCATAGTGCCACATCACGCCGACAGCATTTCCCCCCAAGAAGTGATTGTAGAAGTCAATAGCCAAGCACCCAACGCTTTCTACACCACAGATGTGGGACAACATCAAATGTGGTCAGCACAATTCCTCAAAAACGGCCCAAGGCGCTGGATTTCTAGCGCTGGTTTGGGAACGATGGGTTTTGGCTTACCTGCGGCAATGGGCGCGAAAGTGGCATTTCCTGATGAAGAAGTCATCTGTATTAGCGGTGATGCCAGTTTCCAAATGTGTTTGCAAGAACTTGGTACACTTGCACAGTATGGAATAAATGTCAAGACAATAATTATCAATAACGGCTGGCAAGGGATGGTGCGACAGTGGCAGCAAGCCTTCTATGGTGAGCGTTACTCATGCTCCAACATGGAAGTAGGGATGCCAGACGTAGAGTTGTTAGCAAAAGCTTATGGCATTAAGGGTATGGTAATTAGCGATCGCAGTCAATTAAAAGATGCGATCGCCGAAATGCTGGCACACAAAGGGCCAGTAATCTTAAATGTCCACGTCACCAGAGACGAAAACTGCTATCCAATGGTAGTCCCTGGCAAGAGCAACGCTCAAATGGTTGGCTTGCAAAAGCTATCGCCCAAAGCAGCAGCAGAGCCAGTTTATTGTAGTAACTGCAATGCCAAAAATGCTCCTAACCACAACTTCTGCGCTGAGTGTGGGACAAAGTTGTAACACTTTTTGAGAATTAAATAGTTTTTATACGCAGAGAGATGTCTCTCTGCGTATTTTTTATGAAGAAATATTTATACCAATGTATTTTTCTCCATTATTTTGGGAATCCTAAATTTTAGGAAGCATTTTACTTCCTGAAATATCACGTAACTTTTAGAGGATAATTATGTCTAAACGCAAGTTGCCCAAAGGCCGTAGTATTAGTTCAGTTGCTCTAGAACCAGAAGTTGCGATCGCAATCCTTGGACTATTTTCCGCAGCAGCCGATGGTGAAGGTATTTCTTCAACAGAAGAATATGCTTTAAGTGAATTTCTCGGTCGGGTTGACTTATTTGAAGATTATTCTGAAGAAGACTTTGAAGAATTGACCGAAAAAGTCGTCAGTTTGATTGAAGAAGAAGAACCGGAAGATTTAATCGCCCAGTCCATCGAATCCTTACCCAATAGAGGCTATCGTGAAGCTGCATACATCACAGCTATCTTAGTGGTGGGGATTGATGAAGAAGTACCCGAAGCAGAACAAGATTATATCTCTGAGCTTCAGGAAGCCTTAAATATTTCAGACGAACGCGCACAAGAACTTATAGACGCAGTGTTTGGAGAAGAAGAGGAAGAAGAGTAATCCTTTTTGAATTGTAACCTCAGTCATCTACCATCATTAATTTGAGGCTGCTAATTAAGAGTATGAAATAATTTTGTTTGAGTTATTCAGATTCCCAACTTCATGAAGTTGGGAATCTTACACATTATCAAAATTAAACTGATAGAGTATTAATTAGAAATTGGTACATTTTTAAATGCAGCTGTATCTGGCACAAAAATGTCCAAATTATTGATACCATCGGGAACTCTTAGCCAGATATAAGCATCTGCGGAGGCTTGTGGGCGTACTTGAAACAAAGAAACGCTTCCTGTTGAACGATTAAGAGCAACTCCCTTGTAGGTTACACTAGTTTCAGGATTGCGGGCTGTTGTACTAGCAACCGATATAATATCACCACCAACAACTCCGTCTGTGGCAAGGCGACGAATACGCATTTGCAGATTTACCACATCACGGTTTCCAGTTTCTGGATCTTTAATTCGCTTTGCTGAAAGTAACTCAACTTCTGCCTTTTTGCCAAAAGCAGGCTGCACAAATTGACCAGGGCTAATTGCTGAAGTTGTAGGACTAATTGGCGATGGGGAGGCCGTTGCTTGGGGAGAAGTTGTAGCTGTAGGACTTGGCACTTGAGTCGGAATGGTGTTACTGACTGAATTAGTAGCATTTAGTGTCTGCCGTAAGGTGAAAACTTCATAAGCTACATAGCCACTACATCCCAAAGCCAAAGTAGATAGTAATACAGCTACACCAGATAAAAATGTACTCACACCGTTGCCTCGATTCCGTATTTCTGTATGTACAGGTTGACTTACGTTTCTATTTTGTAGTCCCATAAATTATGTTTGTGCGTAGGCGCAGCCCTTCGGCTGCGCTCAGGAACCACCCGTCGTAGACATCGCCCACATATGAAACATGTGAACATCTTCCTTATACTAGTTAAGTAACTTTACTGAGCCAATTCTTCTCTCTCCGGAAAGAAGTTGTTGGCAAACTAAAAATATCTATCTTTGGGATGGGGAGAATTGGTGAAACTTAAGACTTTCAATCAACCACTGGGTATTTTGTTAATATTCTTGACTAGCCAGATAGGATTTAGTTGTATTGCGAAAGCACAAACCCAAGTCGCGCCAACAACCAGTACAAAATCAATTTGCTCTACCCAACTGGGAACAGCTATAGATGGTGTCATCAATCGTCCTTTATTTAGTCGGGTGCGTTGGGGAATTTTGGTACAACCTCTGTCAACGGGGTCAACTCTTTATAGTCGGGATGCTCAGAAATATTTTATTCCCGCCTCTAACCTTAAATTACTGACAACAGCAGCTGCATTGCAGCAATTGGGTGCTAATTTTCGGATTCGCACCTCTATTTATCAGAATGGCAATGGTGTTTTACGTGTTGTCGGTAGGGGAGATCCCAGCTTAAGTGATACTCAACTGCAAACATTAGCACAGCAGCTAAAACAAAAAGGTATTACTCAAATTCAGAGATTAATAGCTGATGATAGTTATATTCAAGGTGATATTGTTAACCCCACCTGGCAATGGGAAGATGTACAGTCAGACTATGGCGCACCAGTCAGCAGCTTTATTCTCAATCAAAATATTTTTAGCTTAAAACTTGTACCGCAGGCTGTAGGTAAATCCTTACAAGTAGTGTGGATTGATCCTGGCGAGGCGAAACAGTGGCGGACAATTAATCAGTCAATAACGGTTGCCCAAAATCAACCAACTTACGTCAACGTTACCCGCGAATTATCAGGAACAGCATTACGAATTCAAGGACAACTAACAACAAATTCTGAACCGTCTTTAATCGATTTGCCTGTAATTGACCCTAATTATTACTTCTTACGACGCTTCCGTGCTGCTTTGGCAACAGAAAAAATTCCTTTGGGGCAAACATTAGTGGTAACTGGTGGTGTTCATCAAGAGGAAATAGCTTTTGTAGAGTCACCACCTTTATCTGAATTATTAATGGAAACCCTTCAGAATAGTAATAATCTTTATGCTGAGGCACTATTGAGAGCATTAGCTGGAGAAAAACCCAGAGTGAAAACTAAAACTAGCGTTGATGTTGGTTTAGAAGCTGTCAAAGCGAGTTTAACTCAATTGGGAGTTGATCCAGCAAATTATATTTTAGTAGATGGTTCGGGTTTATCACGTCGGAACTTAGCGACACCAGAAGCTTTTGTACAAACTTTGCGAGGGATGGCAAGAACACCAGCAGGATATGTGTATCGCGCATCTTTACCCGTAGCAGGTAAAATTGGAACCTTAAAAGGGCGCTTTCAAAACACATCTGCTGAGGGCATTGTGCAAGCAAAAACAGGTACATTAACTGGTGTAGTTTCTCTATCTGGATATATAAATGCGCCTAAATATGAGCCGTTAGTTTTTAGTATTATTGTGAATCAATCGGAGCAACCTGCAACTATTCTGCGTCAGGCTATTGATGAAATCGTTGTGTTGTTAACGCAGTTGCAGCGTTGTTAAGAAATATTTAAAGATGCAAAATTTTGTGTCTCTACATTTACTTACCCTGATAAATAATTATAGCGATCGCAGTATCAAACGATCAGAGATTGGTTCTGCCATAAATTATTGTCAAAAATTCTAAGTCCCATTATTACTAAATCTCGTTCAACGCTGTCAATTTCGGCAACTTTAGGTAAATGTCCCCAAGGTTGAAAACCAAATGTTTTAAAAAGGTTTAAACTAGGCTCATTGTGGGCAAAGATGAAGCCTAGTAGGGTATTTAAACCCAAACTACGGCTTTCGCTAATTGCTTGTCCTAATAGTTGTCGTCCCAAACCACAGCGATGAAATTGAGGGGCTATATAAATACTAATTTCAGCAGTCGTATTATAGGCGGGCCGCCCATAAAAGGATTGGAAACTAAGCCATCCAGCAATTACTCCCTCCACTTCGATTACCCAAAGCGGGCGTTGTGAAGGCGATCGCGCCCTAAACCAAGGAAGGCGACTTTCCACAGACACTGGCTCTAAATCAGCAGTTGCCATACAGCTAGGAATTGCAGCATTATAAATTGCCACAATTGCAGGTAAGTCAGTTTCAGTCGCATGGCGAATAGTCATTGCTACCGTCTCGGAAAAAATCTTGAGAAAATATTCAAAAATAATACAGCGTTACGCAAGCCGAAACACACCCTTCTCTCTTAGAAAAAGTCGTATCGTAGCGCCGCTTGGATAGTAGCCGCAGTTCCTCCAGTTCACCCACCAACAACTAAGACATCAAGAGTCGAAATATAGCGATCGCTGTCCTCGTCAAAATCATCCACAAGGCTTAGATTGCAAAGTTTGTCTTATCCTATATGGCTCTTATGGCTCTCATTTTATAATTCACCTCTAGAAATCAGCTTTTGTCCAGAATTTTGTATAAGATATCACGTATTTTTTTAAGTAAAGTATAGGATCTTGCATTTTACACAGGTGTATGCAAAGATAAATCCACATAAGTACTGCAAATCTATCGAATTACCGTACTAAATGGCATTCAATGCTTGCTTTTAAATCTAGCTGATTGCAAATGAAAGCGTTCGGCAAATATTAATTTGGCAATGAATCAAGGGAATTCCAAGAAATAAATTATCCCGCTTGAATTTGTTGATAATTAACTATCAACAGTTCGCAGCAAAGAATTACAATCGGATATTTTTTATTTTAGAGTCCCAAACAAAAATCAAAATTTACTTTAGTTAAATCGCCCTGACTGAAGAAGAAAGAATAATTTAAACGAAAAAACAATGTGGATTGTTAAACTTGCTCTTCGTCGCCCCTACACCTTTGTAATTACTTCTATACTTATTTTTGTTTTAGGAGTAGTTACTATTACGCGCATGGCAACGGACATTTTTCCAGAAATTAATATTCCTGTTGTCAGTGTAATTTGGTCTTATAGTGGTGTATCACCAGAAGAAATGGAACAGCGTATTGTTACGACTAGTGAACGCTCTTTTACAACCACTGTCAACGATATTGAACACATCGAATCACAATCACTCAATGGTGTTAGCGTCATTAAAGTTTTCTTCCAACCAGGAGCAAAAATTGAAGCAGCAGTAGCTCAACTTACCTCTAATACTCAAACAATTCTTCGAGGTTTACCTCCAGGAATTACACCTCCTTTAATTATTCGCTACAATGCCTCTAATGTGCCCATTCTTCAGCTAAGTGTTAGCAGCACATCCCTATCAGAGCAAGAACTTTACGATAACGGCAATAATTTTCTGCGGACTCAGCTAGCGACTGTTCAAGGTGCATCTGTACCATTACCTTATGGAGGTAAACCTCGGCAAATTATGGTAGACATTGACCCGCAGGCACTATTTGCCAAAGGTCTTTCAGCTACAGATGTCACAACCGCAATCAGCGCCCAAAATCTTATCTTACCTGGGGGAAATGCCAAATTAGGCGATCGCGAGTACAGTGTTCGACTCAATAGTAGTCCCCAAGTCTTAGACGCGTTAAACAATTTACCCATTAAACAAATTAACGGCACTGTAATTTATATACGTGATGTTGCCCAAGTCCATGATGGCTTTGCAGTACAGAACAATATCGTTCGTCGAGATGGACGGCGGTCTAGTTTATTAACTATTCTCAAAAATGGTAGTGCTTCAACTTTAGATGTTGTAGCTAGAGTCAAAGAAAGACTACCAAAAATTCAAGCTACATTACCTAAAGAATTAGATTTAGAAATCTTATTTGACCAATCGATATTTGTTAAAGCTTCCATCCACGGAGTATTAACCGAAGGATTGATTGCTGCTTGTTTAACTGCCGCGATGATTTTATTATTTTTAGGCAGTTGGCGTAGCACTTTAATTGTGGCAATTTCCATTCCTTTATCAATTCTTTGTTCTATTATTGCTTTGCGATTGATAGGACAGACTCTAAATATTATGACTTTGGGAGGTCTATCTTTAGCAGTTGGGATTTTAGTTGATGATGCCACAGTAGAAATTGAAAATATTCATCGGAATTTAGGACAAGGAAAACCTCTGCAACAAGCTATTTTAGATGGCGCACAACAAATAGCTGTTCCGGCTTTCATTTCTACCTTGGCAATTTGTATTGTTTTTATTCCAATTATCTTTTTAACTGGAGTAGCACAATCGCTATTTATGCCTTTAGGAATGGCGGTTGTTTTTGCTATGCTTGCCTCCTATCTACTGTCGCGGACAGTAGTACCAATGTTGGCAAAGTTTTTGCTTGCGAAGGAACTACATCTTTATACTGAACATGAAAATCTAGAGAATAACAGTAATGGTCATGTAATTACCAAAAAAGATATTTTCTGGCGAATTCATGAGCAGTTTAACCGCCAATTTGAGAAATTTCGCCAAAACTATCGAAATACTTTAGCCAAAGCTCTAAATCATCGCGGTGTAGTTTTTGCAATGTTTGGTGCTTTTTGGGTAAGCGCTTTAGTTTTACTACCTTTTGTCGGTCAAGATTTTTTCCCGCAAGTAGATGCAGGTCAGTTTCGGTTGCATGTCCGCGCTCCTGCGGGAACACGACTTGAAAAGACAGAACAGATTTTTACTCAAGTTGAAAATGAGATTCGCCAGGTTATTCCTGAGCAAGAATTAGAAATTATTCTTGACAATATTGGTTTACCTGTAGGTGGAGTCAACCTGGCTTTTAGCGACACAGCAACCATTGGCGCTGGTGATGGAGAAATTCTTGTAGGTCTTAAAGAAGGTAAACATCATTCTACTTGGCAATATGTTAGACAACTACGCCAAACATTAACCGCCCAATTTCCTGAATTAACCTTCTTTTTCCAACCTGCGGATATAGTAACTCAAATTCTCAATTTTGGTTTACCAGCGCCTATTGATATTCAGGTCATAGGCCCAGCTAAAAATCGTCGGGATAACTACAAAATTGCCAAACAAATCAAAAACCAAATAGCTCAAATTCCGGGAGCAGTTGATGTTCATTTACATCAAGTCGTCGATGCTCCAGACCTACGTATTAATGTAGATCGTTCTCAAGCACAACGTAGCGGTTTAACTCAACGAGATGTTGCCAATAACCTACTCACATCATTAAGTTCTAGTGGTCAAACATCACCTAATTTTTGGCTCGATCCTATTAAAGGAGTCAGTTATCTAATAGCAGTACAAGTTCCTCAGTACAAACTTAACTCGCTAGAAAAAATTCAGAATACTCCTGTAGCTAACGGTTCTAGCTCGTCACAACTTTTAAGCAATCTTGCTGTTGTTAAGCGTGGGAAAGCTCCTGCTGTTGTTAATCATTACAATGTACAGCCTGTATTTAATATTTACGCCAATGTTCAAGGTCGTGATTTAGGTGGTGTAGCCAACGATATTTATAAAATAGTTGGACAATTTCAGCAGAAGTTACCACGTGGCTCATCAATCATAGTGAAAGGCCAAGTAGAAACAATGAATTCATCTTTTCTAGGATTAGAAGTAGGATTGATATTTGCTATTGGATTAGTTTATTGCTTAATAGTAGTCAATTTTCAATCTTGGATTGATCCATTCATTATTATGATGGCACTGCCAAATGCTTTAGCAGGAATTGTTTGGATACTATTTGTGACGAATACAACGTTTAGTGTACCTTCTTTGATGGGTGCAATTATGAGTATTGGTGTTGCTACTGCCAATAGTATTTTGCTCATCACCTTTGCTAATGAGCAACGTCTAATAGGAGAAAAAGCTGTTTCTGCGGCTTTAGCTGCTGGTTATACCCGTTTGCGTCCAGTATTAATGACTGCTGGGGCCATGATTATGGGGATGTTGCCAATGTCTCTTGGTTTAGGAGAAGGTGGTGAACAAAATGCTCCTTTAGGACGTGCTGTAATTGGTGGATTATTAGCAGCAACAGTGGCAACTTTAATTTTTGTACCCGTAATTTACAGTATTTTGCGCCGAAAACAACCCCAAAATTTAGAGTTAGAGGAAGAACTATCCTCTACTATAAAATTAACTGTAGCCAATCGCTAAATTATTTGGGAATGATTAGATCCCCGAATTATTTAAGTATTTGGGGATATTAAAAAAACTTAGATTTTCATAAATCAACAAATCAAATAGAAATTCTCTAATATGGATACTCAAGAAAATACCCAAGTTGATAATTCTGATTTCACATCAATCGCAGCAACAACTAAAAAAAGTCGCTTCACTTCTATCACCATTATTGCTACGACTACTTTAGTTATTACTGGACTTTTAGCACTTGGCATTATACCTCGGTTACAACAGAAGTCAGAATTAAATGCTTTCGCTAAATCTACAACAAAAAAAGTTTCTTCGGTCAATATAGTTAAACCAAAAATTGCTGCTAATTTCACAGAGTTAGTCTTACCTAGCAGTATTCAAGCGAGCCAAGAAACCACTATTTATGCCCGTACAAGTGGCTATTTACAAAAAAAATTAGTGGATATTGGCGAACGTGTAAATAAGGGGCAGCTACTAGCTATAATTGATGCGCCGGAAACTGACCAAGATGTACAGCAAGCTCGTGCAGAATTGGCAAAATCTGAAGCTAATCTCGCTCAAGTTCAGGCAGATTTAGCACAAAAGCAAAGTAATCTTTCTCAGACAAAAGCTAACTTAAAAGCTAGACAGGCGGAATTAGCCCAAGCACGTACTAACCTAGAATTAGCACGTCAAACTTGGCAACGTTGGCAATTACTTCAAAAGCAAGGAGCCGTGACAACACAAGCTGCTGATGAACGTGAAAGTGCTTTTAATGCAAGTCAAGCTAATGTAGATACTTTAATTGCTCGCGTTAATTCAGACCAAGAAAGTGTAAATACTGCTCTTGCAGCTATTAATTCCCAGAAAGCTAACATTAATGCGTTTATCGCAAGTAGGAGTGTTAGTAAATCAGATTTACAACGGATAACTGCTTTACAAACATTCAAACAAATTGTTGCCCCTTTTGCGGGTGTAATTACTGCTCGCAATGTAGATTCCGGAGCTTTAATTTCTGCGGGTAGCAATAATAATAATGGAAATTCCTGGTTATTTAAGATTGCTCAGACAAATAATTTACGTATCCGAATTAATGTTCCCCAGGCTTTTGTGCAATCAATTCACACTGGACAAACTGCGCTTATTCGTGTTCGTGAGCTA
This window contains:
- a CDS encoding MFS transporter produces the protein MFPTEPAAVNNGFGALLKNRGFMLLWIGQLVSQLADKVFFVLMIALLENYSPLPGLARNSMYSTLMLSFTIPAILFGSAGGIFVDRLPKKLIMVGSDIVRGILTLCLPLLPRQFLILLILTFAISTVTQFFAPAEQAAIPLLVKRENLLAANALFSSTMMGALIVGFAIGEPILSLAKSLMGEEYGQELIVGGLYILSAAIMQPIKFKEHKPQQEHRASNHPWTEFTESLRYLKKNPLILNAMLQLTTLYCVFAALTVLTIQLAEEFGLKEKQFGFFLAAAGVGMVFGAAILGHWGDKLHQKPLPLIGFLMMALVLGVFTFTHNLLLALGLCAVLGVGAALIGVPMQTLIQQQTPSTMHGKVFGFQNHAVNIALALPLAITGPLTDALGLRTVLVAMSVVVVVVGVWAWQNTRKVLQDVL
- the ilvB gene encoding biosynthetic-type acetolactate synthase large subunit gives rise to the protein MRSRSVSAGESLSPISLTQTENQKQSRASSPPIVPKRASGGFALLDSLHRHGVDYIFGYPGGAILPIYDDLYKVEATGAIKHILVRHEQGAAHAADGYARATGKVGVCFGTSGPGATNLVTGIATAYMDSIPMIVVTGQVARPSIGTDAFQETDIYGITLPIVKHSYVVRDPKDMARIVAEAFHIASTGRPGPVLIDVPKDVALEEFDYVPVKPGSVKLRGYRPTVKGNPRQINAAIQLITESRRPLLYIGGGAIAAGAHEEIKELAELFNIPVTTTLMGIGAFDEHHPLALGMLGMHGTAYANFAVSDCDLLICIGARFDDRVTGKLDEFASRAKVIHIDIDPAEVGKNRIPEVPIVGDVRNVLVDLLRRCKETGVKATPNQNQEWLNLVNRWREEYPLIVPHHADSISPQEVIVEVNSQAPNAFYTTDVGQHQMWSAQFLKNGPRRWISSAGLGTMGFGLPAAMGAKVAFPDEEVICISGDASFQMCLQELGTLAQYGINVKTIIINNGWQGMVRQWQQAFYGERYSCSNMEVGMPDVELLAKAYGIKGMVISDRSQLKDAIAEMLAHKGPVILNVHVTRDENCYPMVVPGKSNAQMVGLQKLSPKAAAEPVYCSNCNAKNAPNHNFCAECGTKL
- a CDS encoding tellurite resistance TerB family protein, giving the protein MSKRKLPKGRSISSVALEPEVAIAILGLFSAAADGEGISSTEEYALSEFLGRVDLFEDYSEEDFEELTEKVVSLIEEEEPEDLIAQSIESLPNRGYREAAYITAILVVGIDEEVPEAEQDYISELQEALNISDERAQELIDAVFGEEEEEE
- the dacB gene encoding D-alanyl-D-alanine carboxypeptidase/D-alanyl-D-alanine-endopeptidase → MKLKTFNQPLGILLIFLTSQIGFSCIAKAQTQVAPTTSTKSICSTQLGTAIDGVINRPLFSRVRWGILVQPLSTGSTLYSRDAQKYFIPASNLKLLTTAAALQQLGANFRIRTSIYQNGNGVLRVVGRGDPSLSDTQLQTLAQQLKQKGITQIQRLIADDSYIQGDIVNPTWQWEDVQSDYGAPVSSFILNQNIFSLKLVPQAVGKSLQVVWIDPGEAKQWRTINQSITVAQNQPTYVNVTRELSGTALRIQGQLTTNSEPSLIDLPVIDPNYYFLRRFRAALATEKIPLGQTLVVTGGVHQEEIAFVESPPLSELLMETLQNSNNLYAEALLRALAGEKPRVKTKTSVDVGLEAVKASLTQLGVDPANYILVDGSGLSRRNLATPEAFVQTLRGMARTPAGYVYRASLPVAGKIGTLKGRFQNTSAEGIVQAKTGTLTGVVSLSGYINAPKYEPLVFSIIVNQSEQPATILRQAIDEIVVLLTQLQRC
- a CDS encoding GNAT family N-acetyltransferase, whose protein sequence is MTIRHATETDLPAIVAIYNAAIPSCMATADLEPVSVESRLPWFRARSPSQRPLWVIEVEGVIAGWLSFQSFYGRPAYNTTAEISIYIAPQFHRCGLGRQLLGQAISESRSLGLNTLLGFIFAHNEPSLNLFKTFGFQPWGHLPKVAEIDSVERDLVIMGLRIFDNNLWQNQSLIV